One Clostridium estertheticum DNA segment encodes these proteins:
- a CDS encoding penicillin-binding transpeptidase domain-containing protein, translating into MGKKNKDKNEFSRFNVLVIIMIMIFGAIIWRLINIQVINGELYRETANQQNHKIISTVAPRGDIIDRNGNKLATSKQSYILTFTKTQESEDSFFPTMDNVFKILDENKGILVDEFLLKVKTSADKKTTEYSFDFSKTVDKRTQDWIELRFKKDRGFEDAIIKKLYKDKKKDDLNAEQLKKVDVELLKITPEQAFNELIKQYGMDKMIASKSKEELRRYMLVKDTLKMQSFSGYKPITIATNLTPEAAGIFEQMQPEIPGVSITTQPIRVYPNKDLGSAFLGYISKINPWDKDKYEEQGYDISSDYIGTSGIEAAFEDILRGTKGQESIAVNKQGRKVSTLGEIETYPGQTIQLNIDKNMQYAAEKSLDDVMVNLQKAGKNTGQGVDTTNANRGAVVVLDVNTGKVLALASRPGYDPNLFSISGSSSTEINNLLNPKIDEMGPKYIQDRGLANIKGVLTDKDLAEKSKAEKEKILLDYMFPLDKSIEGNSKIRKDNNDIFPKATFNYATKSLIPPGSTFKPLTAIAGLEEGVITADSTVDDNGPYNSRYPSVTAACWLYNEHGYGHGLVSLRKAMRESCNYYFYDVADKLFAKGGENKSGLDLLAKYAWKFGLGIDPKSNEKPATGIEIPENFGQVYNYESSKEILANIHISNLVGFLQKGTNAIGGKYKPLDTVSQKENGTNDQIQEIKKLNEKKLKLQAFFKAEMKKDKKDSYSSIIQSSQVSINEIIEASKALKSNNYTERDIRAMAETIYSEISNCNTEINTAANEYYAAIGQGFNAFTPLQLANYVSTMVNGGTRYETHLVDKFLDSDGKAIKESKPVVLEKTKISTETTNLIKEGMLEVTNDPKGTAYETFGKFPILSGGKTGSATFNDVTQSALGRTSYGYYIGFAPYDKPQIAVCAVVFDGGHGGWVAPVAKAVYEQYFKAELLKLDPKYEFMYDVEKKTSNVKLPTGISGNGHD; encoded by the coding sequence GTGGGTAAGAAAAATAAAGATAAAAACGAATTTTCTAGATTTAATGTTTTGGTTATAATTATGATTATGATTTTTGGTGCCATTATTTGGAGGCTAATAAATATACAGGTAATTAATGGCGAATTATATAGGGAAACTGCAAATCAACAAAATCACAAGATAATATCAACAGTAGCTCCTAGGGGTGATATAATTGATAGGAACGGCAATAAATTAGCTACAAGTAAACAAAGTTATATATTAACATTTACTAAAACCCAGGAAAGCGAAGACAGTTTCTTTCCCACTATGGACAATGTATTTAAAATTCTTGATGAAAATAAGGGAATTCTGGTAGATGAGTTTTTACTTAAGGTAAAGACTAGTGCAGATAAAAAAACTACAGAATACAGCTTTGATTTTAGTAAGACTGTAGATAAAAGAACACAGGATTGGATTGAGCTTAGATTTAAAAAAGATAGGGGCTTTGAAGATGCAATTATTAAGAAGCTTTATAAGGATAAAAAGAAAGATGATTTAAATGCAGAGCAGCTAAAGAAAGTTGACGTAGAGCTTTTAAAGATTACTCCAGAGCAAGCCTTTAATGAATTAATTAAACAGTATGGAATGGACAAAATGATAGCTTCTAAAAGTAAAGAAGAACTAAGGCGTTATATGTTGGTTAAGGATACTTTAAAGATGCAGAGTTTTTCTGGATACAAGCCTATAACTATCGCTACTAATCTAACTCCTGAGGCTGCCGGTATTTTTGAACAAATGCAACCTGAAATTCCAGGTGTTAGTATCACAACTCAACCAATTAGAGTTTATCCTAATAAGGATTTAGGATCAGCTTTTTTAGGGTATATTTCTAAGATAAATCCTTGGGATAAAGATAAGTATGAGGAACAAGGCTATGATATAAGTTCTGATTATATAGGTACTTCAGGAATTGAAGCAGCCTTTGAAGATATTTTAAGGGGAACTAAGGGTCAAGAAAGTATAGCAGTTAATAAGCAAGGACGTAAAGTTAGTACCCTTGGGGAAATTGAAACTTATCCTGGGCAAACAATACAGCTTAATATAGATAAAAATATGCAATACGCCGCAGAAAAATCTTTAGATGATGTGATGGTAAATCTACAAAAAGCCGGTAAAAACACGGGGCAAGGTGTAGATACTACAAATGCAAATAGAGGTGCAGTGGTGGTGCTTGATGTTAATACAGGTAAGGTATTAGCATTAGCAAGTAGACCTGGATATGATCCTAATCTGTTTTCAATATCTGGTAGTTCATCTACTGAAATTAACAATTTATTAAATCCAAAAATAGATGAAATGGGACCAAAGTATATTCAAGACCGAGGGCTTGCAAATATTAAAGGTGTACTAACAGATAAAGATTTGGCGGAGAAATCCAAAGCAGAAAAAGAAAAAATATTGCTTGATTATATGTTTCCTCTAGACAAAAGTATAGAAGGTAATTCTAAAATAAGGAAAGATAATAATGATATTTTTCCAAAAGCAACATTCAATTATGCAACTAAATCTCTAATACCTCCTGGTTCTACTTTTAAACCATTGACTGCCATTGCTGGGCTAGAAGAAGGTGTTATAACGGCGGATTCTACAGTAGATGATAATGGACCATACAATAGCAGGTACCCATCCGTTACTGCAGCCTGTTGGTTATATAATGAGCATGGTTATGGTCATGGATTAGTATCTTTAAGAAAGGCAATGAGAGAATCTTGTAATTATTACTTTTATGATGTAGCTGATAAACTTTTTGCAAAGGGTGGGGAGAATAAAAGTGGTCTGGACCTACTTGCAAAATATGCATGGAAATTCGGTCTTGGAATAGACCCTAAAAGTAATGAAAAGCCTGCTACAGGTATAGAGATACCAGAAAACTTTGGTCAGGTATATAATTATGAATCTAGTAAGGAAATATTAGCTAATATTCATATAAGTAATCTGGTAGGATTTTTGCAAAAGGGAACAAATGCTATAGGAGGCAAATATAAACCTCTTGATACGGTGTCGCAAAAAGAAAATGGCACTAATGATCAAATACAGGAAATTAAAAAATTGAATGAAAAGAAACTTAAGCTTCAGGCTTTCTTTAAAGCAGAAATGAAAAAAGATAAGAAAGATTCCTATAGTTCAATTATACAAAGTTCTCAGGTTTCTATAAATGAAATTATTGAAGCTTCTAAAGCATTAAAAAGCAATAATTATACAGAGAGAGATATCAGAGCTATGGCAGAAACTATATATTCGGAAATTAGTAATTGTAATACTGAAATTAATACTGCTGCTAATGAGTATTATGCAGCCATAGGTCAAGGGTTTAATGCTTTTACACCTCTGCAGCTTGCGAATTATGTTTCTACCATGGTAAATGGCGGAACTAGATATGAAACGCACTTGGTAGATAAATTTCTAGATTCAGATGGAAAAGCAATTAAAGAAAGTAAGCCTGTAGTTTTAGAAAAAACTAAAATAAGTACAGAAACAACTAATTTAATTAAAGAAGGAATGCTCGAAGTTACTAATGATCCTAAAGGTACAGCATATGAAACTTTTGGAAAATTCCCTATACTAAGTGGGGGTAAAACAGGTTCGGCTACTTTTAATGACGTTACTCAGTCTGCTTTAGGAAGGACATCCTATGGATATTATATAGGCTTTGCTCCCTATGACAAACCTCAAATAGCTGTTTGCGCAGTGGTTTTTGATGGAGGTCATGGTGGCTGGGTTGCACCAGTTGCAAAAGCAGTTTATGAGCAGTACTTTAAAGCGGAATTACTTAAGCTAGATCCTAAATATGAATTTATGTATGATGTAGAAAAGAAAACTAGTAATGTGAAGCTACCTACTGGAATATCAGGCAATGGTCATGATTAA
- the mreD gene encoding rod shape-determining protein MreD — MKRVLSLVFLCILFLILDNTLMPLLKINGAYPSLIFTFALCYSIVSSPKDAVIIGVFTGALQDLYFLNGSGINMLTNMLMCLVAAEIGKSIFTEKALLPIVSSFVLSVIKGLMVFSIMFLIKQYTHIEVVLYRGIYNLIVSIFMYKFVYKLSQKEYMKKEWRF; from the coding sequence ATGAAAAGAGTATTGTCATTAGTATTTTTATGTATTCTATTTCTAATATTAGATAATACTTTGATGCCTTTACTTAAGATAAATGGTGCATATCCAAGTCTAATATTTACTTTTGCACTATGTTATTCTATAGTTAGTTCTCCAAAAGATGCAGTTATAATTGGCGTTTTTACTGGAGCCCTTCAGGATTTGTATTTTTTAAATGGGTCTGGAATCAATATGCTAACAAATATGCTTATGTGCCTTGTAGCTGCTGAAATAGGTAAAAGTATATTTACTGAAAAGGCACTTCTGCCAATAGTATCATCTTTTGTGTTAAGTGTTATAAAGGGTTTAATGGTATTTTCTATAATGTTTTTGATAAAGCAATATACACATATTGAGGTAGTATTATATCGTGGGATATACAATTTGATAGTTTCTATTTTCATGTATAAATTTGTGTATAAACTTTCTCAAAAGGAATACATGAAGAAAGAGTGGAGATTTTAA
- the mreC gene encoding rod shape-determining protein MreC, with the protein MKFLKNKLAVVIIILSVTFLSIIGYSANREKMSFVENGVGVTINSVQGLFYDGFYKVRNSFKFITNFSNVKKENEQLKKANSEFQTKALEYDAAIKENASYKSMFKFSDKRTEYNYIGADIKGISGNNFSDGFIINVGENKGIKKRMIAMTGEGLVGQVTSVGNNWAIVQCLSNENIAVAGLVERTGDNNGIVKGYKDENNKLLAQIQRLSLDSAIKKGDVIETSGLGGIYPAGIRIGSVLSVYSDKGEVMKSAIIEPYVDFTKIEEVFIVVPKDTREIKY; encoded by the coding sequence ATGAAATTTTTAAAGAATAAACTGGCAGTAGTTATTATAATACTGTCAGTTACATTTTTATCAATAATCGGGTATAGTGCGAATAGAGAAAAAATGTCTTTCGTGGAAAACGGTGTGGGAGTAACTATAAACTCAGTGCAGGGTTTATTTTATGATGGGTTTTATAAAGTAAGAAATTCTTTTAAATTTATAACAAACTTCTCAAATGTTAAAAAAGAGAATGAGCAGCTAAAAAAAGCTAATAGCGAGTTCCAAACAAAAGCATTAGAATATGATGCTGCAATAAAAGAAAATGCAAGCTATAAAAGCATGTTTAAGTTTTCAGATAAAAGAACTGAATACAATTACATAGGTGCTGACATAAAAGGAATAAGCGGGAATAATTTTTCCGATGGTTTTATAATAAATGTTGGTGAAAATAAAGGCATAAAAAAAAGAATGATAGCTATGACTGGTGAAGGTCTCGTGGGTCAGGTTACTTCTGTAGGTAATAATTGGGCTATTGTTCAATGCTTATCTAATGAAAATATTGCAGTGGCAGGTCTTGTTGAAAGAACAGGAGACAATAATGGTATTGTTAAAGGTTACAAAGATGAGAATAATAAATTGCTTGCACAAATACAGAGGCTTTCTTTAGATTCGGCTATAAAAAAGGGCGACGTAATAGAGACTTCAGGACTTGGGGGCATATATCCAGCTGGAATTAGAATAGGAAGTGTGTTAAGTGTTTATTCGGATAAAGGTGAAGTAATGAAAAGTGCTATAATAGAGCCATACGTTGACTTTACAAAGATTGAAGAAGTTTTCATTGTGGTACCTAAGGATACTAGAGAAATAAAATATTAG
- a CDS encoding rod shape-determining protein: MGIFGTSRDMGIDLGTANTLVYLKGKGIVLREPSVVAININTNKVLAVGEEAKQMIGRTPGNIVAIRPMQDGVIADFDITEKMLRHFISKVSSKGFTSPRIVVGFPSGVTEVEKRAIEEATKRAGAREAYLMEEPMAAAIGAGLPVNEPTGSMIVDIGGGTTEVAIISLGGIVTSKSLRVAGDKLDQSIIAFIKKQYSLMIGERTAENIKIELGSAFVLEDDDMSMPIVGRDLISGLPKVIEVTQKEVREALSEPVQAIIEAIITTLEKTPPELASDIMEKGIMLTGGGALLKGIDTLINRETHMPVHIAENPLDCVAIGAGKALVNIDVMSKRR; this comes from the coding sequence ATGGGAATATTTGGAACGTCTCGTGATATGGGAATAGATTTAGGAACAGCAAATACATTAGTTTACTTAAAGGGGAAGGGAATTGTTTTAAGAGAACCTTCTGTTGTAGCTATAAACATAAATACTAATAAGGTTTTAGCGGTTGGCGAAGAAGCAAAGCAAATGATAGGTAGAACTCCAGGTAACATTGTTGCAATTCGTCCTATGCAAGACGGAGTAATTGCAGATTTTGATATTACTGAAAAAATGCTTAGGCACTTTATAAGTAAAGTTAGTTCAAAAGGATTTACAAGCCCAAGAATTGTAGTTGGATTTCCGTCAGGCGTAACTGAAGTTGAAAAGAGAGCAATAGAGGAAGCGACTAAAAGAGCAGGAGCAAGAGAGGCATATTTAATGGAAGAGCCAATGGCAGCAGCTATTGGAGCTGGACTTCCTGTAAATGAACCAACTGGAAGCATGATAGTGGACATTGGAGGCGGAACTACAGAGGTAGCAATAATTTCACTGGGTGGAATTGTAACAAGTAAGTCTCTAAGAGTGGCAGGGGATAAGCTGGATCAATCAATAATAGCGTTTATTAAGAAACAGTACAGTCTTATGATAGGTGAGAGAACTGCAGAAAATATTAAAATTGAGCTTGGATCTGCCTTTGTATTAGAGGATGATGACATGAGCATGCCAATAGTAGGAAGAGATTTAATATCAGGACTTCCAAAAGTTATAGAAGTAACACAAAAGGAAGTAAGAGAAGCATTAAGTGAACCAGTTCAAGCAATAATAGAGGCAATAATAACAACATTGGAGAAAACCCCACCAGAGCTTGCATCCGATATAATGGAAAAAGGAATTATGTTAACTGGAGGCGGCGCACTGCTCAAAGGAATAGATACACTTATAAACCGCGAAACTCATATGCCTGTGCACATAGCTGAAAACCCACTTGACTGTGTTGCTATAGGAGCAGGAAAAGCTCTTGTTAACATAGACGTTATGAGTAAAAGAAGATAG
- the radC gene encoding RadC family protein yields the protein MGMTFKIMDLPQNERPREKLLRYGAETLSNNELLAIILRIGSKNENIISLCGRIISECGGLNGLLSSSAEEFMNLKGIGSAKAAQLLALTEISKRFRSFKSGEEYKITTPKDVAQYLMEEMRYLKKEYLKLIMLNTKNVIISIKDISIGNLNTSIVHPREVFYEAIKNCSASVVICHNHPSGDPTPSKEDISITARLKECGKLLGIELLDHIIIGNGTYTSLKEKGML from the coding sequence ATGGGTATGACGTTCAAAATCATGGATTTGCCTCAAAATGAAAGACCAAGGGAAAAATTATTAAGATACGGTGCTGAAACACTTTCAAACAATGAACTATTAGCTATAATACTTAGAATAGGATCGAAAAATGAAAATATTATAAGTCTTTGTGGTAGAATTATTTCTGAGTGTGGCGGACTAAATGGACTTTTAAGTTCAAGTGCAGAAGAATTTATGAATTTAAAGGGTATTGGCAGTGCTAAAGCAGCACAACTCTTGGCTCTTACAGAAATTTCAAAAAGATTTAGAAGTTTTAAATCTGGAGAAGAGTATAAAATTACAACGCCAAAAGATGTTGCACAGTATCTTATGGAAGAAATGAGATATTTGAAAAAAGAATATCTTAAGTTAATTATGCTAAATACAAAAAATGTAATTATAAGCATAAAAGATATCTCGATTGGTAATTTAAATACGTCAATAGTTCATCCAAGAGAAGTTTTTTATGAAGCTATTAAAAACTGTAGTGCTTCCGTGGTTATTTGTCACAATCATCCTTCAGGAGATCCAACTCCTAGCAAGGAAGACATAAGCATTACTGCAAGACTTAAAGAATGTGGTAAATTACTAGGGATAGAATTGCTTGATCATATAATTATTGGAAATGGAACTTATACAAGTTTAAAAGAAAAGGGAATGCTTTAG
- a CDS encoding Maf-like protein, whose protein sequence is MDIILASASIRRAELLKKITSNFKIKVSDFKESDIPFSGNCGDYVMNLARGKAMDICSSMNKPAVIIGCDTIVYFKGKVLGKPKDSVEAFQMLSDLSDNTHEVYTGIAVINTENQKISTEYVCTEVKFSKLNQIEINKYIETGDPFDKAGAYGIQGAASLFVEEIKGCYYSVVGLPVNKLYFMLREMGVNL, encoded by the coding sequence GTGGATATTATTTTAGCTTCTGCTTCGATTCGTAGAGCGGAACTATTAAAAAAAATAACTAGTAATTTTAAGATAAAGGTAAGTGATTTTAAAGAAAGTGACATACCGTTTTCTGGAAATTGTGGGGACTACGTTATGAACTTAGCAAGAGGAAAGGCTATGGATATTTGTAGCAGCATGAACAAACCAGCTGTTATAATAGGTTGTGATACTATTGTTTATTTTAAGGGCAAGGTTCTTGGAAAACCTAAAGATAGTGTGGAAGCTTTTCAAATGCTTAGCGATTTAAGTGACAATACGCATGAGGTTTACACAGGAATTGCAGTAATAAACACAGAAAACCAAAAAATTAGTACTGAATATGTTTGTACAGAAGTAAAATTTTCAAAACTCAACCAGATCGAAATAAACAAGTACATTGAAACAGGAGATCCTTTTGATAAAGCTGGAGCTTATGGGATACAAGGAGCAGCATCTTTATTTGTTGAAGAGATAAAGGGTTGCTACTATAGTGTGGTGGGGCTACCGGTTAATAAATTATATTTTATGTTAAGGGAGATGGGGGTCAATCTATAA
- a CDS encoding DUF4321 domain-containing protein, translating into MKSAEKRNSYFIFFILIGAISGSFIGELLGNNINALKFLKSTYTIGMSNPMLIDLKVLAITFGINFNINIMSIIGIILAIILYRKY; encoded by the coding sequence TTGAAAAGTGCAGAAAAAAGAAATTCATATTTTATTTTTTTCATACTTATAGGAGCTATTTCTGGAAGTTTTATAGGTGAGTTATTAGGAAATAATATAAATGCACTGAAATTTTTGAAGAGTACATACACCATAGGCATGAGTAATCCTATGCTTATAGATCTGAAAGTATTAGCCATAACTTTCGGTATAAATTTTAATATTAATATTATGTCTATTATAGGCATTATTTTGGCAATAATATTATATAGAAAATATTAG
- a CDS encoding SPOR domain-containing protein, which translates to MKYTRYNYKPPRKKNNFMLVFILIIIAAIALGTIFSKLLPKNSTNAAADDKTTKIGLDKDKVTNKEPADASKVVSESIINDYVGIQCGVFSNKANALILKNSLMTFGTPFIIEEASSVRVLFGIYPKDSIDSITKQLQANKIEYAKINFKVIGNDSTSSQINEMINADLKILNKLSEKDTTAVQTVDLKKWLGSLQGADEKSTSYATMAEIKAYLTAMPAEVKKEKTEEGYIYIYKFIKKLSKL; encoded by the coding sequence GTGAAATATACTAGATATAATTATAAGCCACCTAGGAAAAAAAATAATTTTATGCTGGTTTTTATATTAATTATAATAGCAGCAATTGCACTGGGCACTATATTTTCCAAACTATTACCTAAGAATAGTACAAATGCAGCCGCAGATGATAAAACTACTAAAATAGGTTTAGATAAGGACAAGGTAACAAATAAAGAGCCTGCAGATGCTTCTAAAGTAGTTTCTGAAAGCATTATTAATGACTATGTAGGAATACAATGTGGTGTTTTTAGTAACAAGGCAAATGCATTGATCTTGAAAAATAGTTTAATGACCTTTGGTACACCATTTATTATTGAAGAAGCGAGTTCAGTTAGAGTTTTGTTTGGTATTTATCCCAAAGATAGTATCGATAGTATAACTAAACAGCTACAAGCAAATAAAATAGAATATGCTAAAATTAATTTTAAAGTAATTGGCAATGATTCCACCAGTTCACAAATCAATGAAATGATAAATGCAGACCTTAAAATATTAAATAAACTTTCGGAAAAAGATACTACTGCAGTTCAAACTGTTGATTTGAAAAAATGGTTGGGATCTTTACAAGGAGCAGATGAAAAAAGTACAAGTTATGCAACCATGGCGGAAATAAAAGCTTATTTAACTGCAATGCCTGCTGAAGTTAAAAAGGAAAAAACAGAGGAAGGATATATATATATATATAAATTTATAAAGAAACTATCAAAGCTATAG
- a CDS encoding C40 family peptidase → MSIFKFNLVKMAIFVLTIGLFTSMKTEMVKADVAIKGPTQVVLRSATFKTDKVIKVPDRSAQKKKKEVEKRLSRGETSTNSLVSGSKSDLISYAYDFIGKPYVWGATGPKSFDCSGFTKYVYNAFGVDLPHYTGAQIGEGSSVSRDSLKQGDLIFFNTDGPVSHVGIYVGNGEFIHASSGSRKVTVSNLGQSYYATRYAGARRILN, encoded by the coding sequence ATGAGCATTTTTAAATTTAACTTAGTCAAAATGGCAATTTTTGTACTAACCATAGGACTTTTTACAAGTATGAAAACGGAAATGGTGAAAGCGGATGTGGCCATTAAAGGCCCAACACAGGTTGTTCTTCGCTCTGCAACTTTCAAAACAGATAAGGTTATTAAAGTTCCGGATAGAAGTGCGCAAAAAAAGAAAAAGGAAGTAGAAAAAAGATTATCAAGAGGTGAAACTTCAACGAACTCATTAGTTTCAGGTAGCAAAAGCGATTTGATTTCTTATGCCTATGATTTTATTGGAAAGCCATATGTATGGGGAGCTACGGGACCTAAATCTTTTGATTGTTCAGGTTTTACAAAGTATGTTTATAATGCTTTTGGGGTAGATTTACCACATTATACAGGTGCTCAAATAGGTGAAGGAAGTTCAGTATCTAGAGACAGCCTAAAACAAGGTGATTTGATTTTCTTTAATACAGATGGCCCAGTATCACATGTTGGTATTTATGTAGGGAATGGAGAGTTTATACATGCCTCCTCAGGAAGTAGAAAAGTTACAGTGAGTAATTTAGGTCAAAGTTATTACGCTACAAGATATGCTGGTGCTAGAAGAATACTTAATTAG
- a CDS encoding GNAT family N-acetyltransferase codes for MFNIDIVFDDVSIMSVEKEDITKIENWVNSQQEFNKDAVQDYGIKEFYQRYLEYYVSEGEYFLKVMRGGELIGIIKGRIEFKNPNEVWIMCYLIEFNLYDLDISTTIINEFLKHLYENYGIRNFYTFVSADNNGMLKIWKNNNFEISRVTSNFLEINSQDKDILILKKELNMNKTK; via the coding sequence ATGTTTAATATAGATATTGTATTTGATGATGTTAGCATCATGAGTGTAGAAAAAGAAGATATTACTAAAATTGAAAATTGGGTTAATAGTCAACAGGAGTTTAATAAAGATGCTGTACAGGATTACGGTATTAAGGAATTTTACCAAAGATATTTAGAATATTATGTAAGTGAGGGAGAGTACTTTCTTAAAGTTATGCGTGGTGGTGAACTTATAGGAATTATTAAAGGTAGAATAGAATTTAAAAATCCAAATGAAGTCTGGATTATGTGTTATTTAATAGAATTTAATTTATATGATCTTGATATATCTACTACAATTATTAATGAATTTTTAAAACATTTATATGAAAATTATGGAATACGCAATTTCTATACTTTTGTTTCGGCTGATAATAATGGTATGCTGAAAATATGGAAAAATAATAACTTTGAAATAAGTAGGGTAACAAGTAATTTTTTGGAAATTAATAGCCAAGACAAGGATATATTAATCTTGAAAAAAGAATTGAATATGAATAAAACCAAATAA